The Henckelia pumila isolate YLH828 chromosome 2, ASM3356847v2, whole genome shotgun sequence genome includes a window with the following:
- the LOC140877943 gene encoding uncharacterized protein, protein MAAVRLLAYDVAGDVVDEYLRIGASTALKCLKIFCRAMYDIFSEQYLRQPTREDVARLIAENARRGFPGMLGSIDLRFEVNGNEYNMGYYLADGIYPSWVSFVKTIPRPLSQKYRTFARYQEDVRKDVERAFGVFQARWHVVRGPSRMWDPIDLDYIMKTCIILHDMIVEDEREDMFEDRDFPARDNEYVPPDIVTSRDPSVEFNIFLERRVGIRNIDLHNKLHIEHIWIFHEDE, encoded by the exons ATGGCTGCAGTCCGATTGCTTGCATATGATGTAGCGGGTGATGTCGTTGATGAATACTTGAGAATAGGCGCATCAACTGCGttaaaatgtttgaaaatattttgcaggGCGATGTATGATATATTTTCTGAGCAATATTTGAGACAACCAACACGTGAGGATGTTGCTCGGCTCATTGCTGAAAACGCTCGAAGGGGTTTTCCAGGGATGCTTGGAAGCATTGATT TACGGTTTGAGGTGAATGGGAACGAGTACAACATGGGGTATTATCTTGCCGACGGTATTTATCCATCTTGGGTTTCCTTTGTCAAGACCATCCCTCGGCCTCTCTCACAAAAATATAGGACTTTCGCAAGATATCAAGAAGACGTGAGAAAAGATGTTGAACGAGCATTTGGTGTATTCCAAGCGCGTTGGCACGTTGTGAGAGGTCCATCCCGCATGTGGGATCCAATTGATTTAGATTATATAATGAAGACTTGCATAATTCTTCATGATATGATTGTGGAGGACGAAAGAGAGGATATGTTCGAAGATCGTGATTTTCCTGCTCGAGATAATGAATACGTGCCACCGGATATTGTTACTTCGAGAGATCCTAGCGTAGAGTTTAACATTTTTTTGGAGCGACGTGTCGGCATTCGGAACATAGATTTGCATAATAAGCTTCATATCGAACATATCTGGATTTTTCACGAAGATGAATAA
- the LOC140883763 gene encoding long-chain-alcohol O-fatty-acyltransferase-like produces the protein MWMNLEPEIQTFIKVWLTAITSLIFCRQILAGIHGGAARLLSILPIIYLFTILPTHLSSIHLCGPTIFYLVWLGNFKLLLFSFHQGPLSSTPPLSLLHFLSIALLPIKMGTSHPSPNTPHSNLNKWKKSAIFAVKCLLLAAIVGLYKYRDFFPPYVILFLYCCHLYLSVEIVLAVTAAPVRAVLGLEIEPQFNEPYLATSLQDFWGRRWNLMVTSILRPTVYHPVRRVSARVLGNGWALLPAMVAAFAVSGLMHEVLYYYLSRARPTWEVTWFFVLHGFCVAAEVAAKKAVGGRWRLHGMVSGPLTVAFLAVTGDWLFFPQVIRSGVDRRAIDEYYIMFDFIWEWGQPIISRLKL, from the coding sequence ATGTGGATGAACTTGGAGCCAGAGATTCAGACCTTCATCAAGGTATGGCTAACAGCAATCACATCTCTGATCTTCTGCCGCCAGATCCTTGCCGGAATTCACGGCGGCGCCGCCCGCCTCCTCTCCATCCTACCCATCATCTACCTATTCACCATTCTCCCCACCCACCTCTCCTCCATCCACCTCTGCGGACCCACCATTTTCTACCTTGTTTGGCTTGGTAACTTCAAGCTCCTCCTCTTCTCCTTCCATCAAGGCCCTTTATCTTCCACCCCGCCTCTTTCTCTCCTCCATTTCCTCTCCATAGCCCTCTTACCCATCAAAATGGGTACCTCTCACCCTTCTCCCAATACACCACACTCGAATCTCAATAAATGGAAGAAATCAGCAATCTTTGCCGTCAAATGCTTGCTTTTGGCTGCTATCGTCGGCTTATACAAGTACAGAGACTTCTTCCCTCCATACGTGATATTGTTTCTTTATTGTTGCCATCTTTACCTCAGCGTGGAGATAGTTCTCGCCGTCACCGCCGCGCCTGTGCGAGCCGTTCTTGGATTGGAGATCGAGCCGCAGTTCAACGAGCCTTACCTGGCCACGTCGCTCCAAGATTTCTGGGGCCGGAGGTGGAATCTCATGGTCACCAGTATCCTGCGCCCCACCGTGTACCACCCCGTCCGCCGCGTCTCCGCGCGCGTCTTGGGTAACGGGTGGGCCCTGCTGCCGGCGATGGTGGCGGCTTTCGCGGTGTCCGGCCTGATGCACGAGGTGCTGTATTATTACTTGTCACGTGCCAGGCCCACGTGGGAGGTGACGTGGTTCTTCGTCTTGCACGGGTTCTGCGTGGCTGCCGAGGTGGCGGCGAAGAAGGCCGTGGGCGGCCGGTGGCGGTTGCACGGGATGGTTTCGGGGCCGCTGACGGTGGCGTTCTTGGCGGTGACAGGTGATTGGTTGTTCTTCCCGCAAGTGATTAGGAGTGGGGTGGACCGAAGAGCCATTGATGAGTATTACAttatgtttgattttatttgggAGTGGGGACAGCCTATCATCTCTAGGCTTAAGCTTTAA